CAAATATCTCAATTTAATACACCATTGATTAAGTGGACTAAATTCAAAAATGCTACTAATTCAATCCCAATGTCATCTACATTGATCAAGTGGAGTTGCAGTGGTGGCTATGACTTTGTGGAGACCGCATAATATCATGTTACTATCTATTAGCAGAAACTAGGAGGAAGTCATACGGTGAAATAAGCTGGTTTTGAATTTTGATCATTAAAGTATTGCCGATTGCTTTTATATTTTAATATTACATTAAACAGGTCATTGTTATGTTGAATGAACAGGTCATTATAATGGTACAACAGCTCCATACAATCTGTTTTAGGAATTAGGAGGAGCAAGTAATGAATAAAGGGAGTGTGGTGTAAAACGCAGTggagttgtttgttcttctttgtCTCCAATTATTTCAAAAGAAGGTAAGAGGAATAAATGCATGAGACAGCAACAAGGATTAAAGGTGGACACACTTTCATTTCCTCCCTGCCACCTTTAGCTTCATTACCATTTGTTTGTTGGATTTTGGgtgttttgattttggttttaaccTAGGGTAATCAAGTTATCATGCACCCGTTTTCTGTTTCACTCCTTTGTCTGTTCTTGATTACACAGTCACTGCTCATCATGCTCCAGTTTGTCTGCTTTAGAGAcatgcagagttgctagatactGCCATACTGGAAATTGTTGGTTTTACCTTTTGCATCCAAACAAGATGCCTCTCATGCAAGTAACCTACCCTGGTGTCCAATTTCAAAGGAAAATAAATCCTCGCATCAAAATTTGCTATGACCAATTGGCCACAGTAAATGTTAAGACTTACTTGGCTGAAGTGTGCATCCTTgtcacatttgtaatttgtaaatcAGATATGTCGATGAAAGTACACGTATACACAATTTGTAGTGACTGGATTTTGGGGTATGATTTTCAGGCCACCAATAATACCAACAAGATGGGTTGTTATCCCACATACTTGGTCTCATCATCAATGACGAATTCAGAAATCTAGAAAAATTCAAACCAACAACCCTGCTAACAGTCTCTTTTAATCTTCGTTTAAATTGTCTTTACTAACTCTTTTGTTTGTATGGGACCCCATTCATCAGCTTATCCATACATAGACAACAACAGCTCCAATAGCAGACTCAGTCACGGGGGACCGAATAAGTTATATGCAACTGTAACTTTTTTTTCCcacacaaaaagaaaagaaaaaaaatccgacCACATTTTCTTTTCTAGCATAAGGTCTTGTAATCATATTAACAGTTTAGTATTAAAGCAAGTTGAGATAAACTTTCTTTTCAGCATTAAGAAAGATCCATAAACAAAATCAAGTTCCAGGGGAAAGTGAAGGCAGTAACATGCATTAGGGTAGCTACTAAATGAAATGTAATTTTGATGTATGGTTATGATACCAATTGGAACTTACTGAAAAAGCAGACAATTACATTCTGAAACACCAGAATGTTCGTGATTTtagtaattatgaaatatttcacTGCACACCAAAGGCAGGAAGTATCTCACTGAAGAATCCTTATTTAGTTATTTTTAGACAAACCCACTGTTAATCACTCTTTATTTACAAGCTTAATCTCAATAAGCTACAAAACTTTCTTTATTTATTCAAGTTATCGGAAAAAGATCTAAGAGGAGTGATTGAAAAGACTTAATGATTTTAATGAGAAAGGAGGGAAATGAGCAGAACAAAGCAAAGCTTACAAGGAGAATACCCTACATTATGATCTCCCCTCAATTTGCCTCCTTACAAGCTTCTTCCCTTCATGTTTTTCTGACATACACCTCATAACAACCTCCTGTAACAAgttaacaaaaaagaaaacactTATTTTGCCAAGCATTTCATTTACAATATATAATATATAGTTGCACCGTTGCAGGAAGAAAATCATGAACGGATCAACCAAAGCACGGCAAGGGATCATATTAGAGTATACTATAGCATACCAGAAATGACAACAAGGGCAAGAACATCTCCGAATCTTCTGACTAGGTGCTCAGCTTTCTTAGTAGACTTGAAACGTTTCAGCGCTGGGTGTGGTTCCAAAAGCTACAAAAAAGCTTATGGTCATGAAATTTGGACATAGGAAAAAGTAAACAAATCCTAATAAAGTTGACAAACATTAAGGCAATAAGCCAATAACCCGAACGAGAAAGAATAAAGCTCACAAACATTCAATGGGTAGTTGTTTCCAAATGATGCGCTTTAGCCTTAAAAATATGAACCATCAAAAAGTTCCATCTAGTTCGTAAATTGGAATGAAACCAATAAATGTAAACAAGTGTTCGAAAAGGAAGATCTGTTatgaacaaaaatcataaaatagaAATTTGATAGTAAATATGGCCAGACAACTCGTGAAAAGGGACTGGCAAGAAAAACCATGCACTAAGCCACTATAGAGTTTGCTGAAACCAATAGATAAAACAAAATGTATGGGAACCCCAATAAGTACGATAAACATTTAGCTTAGCTCTAGAACATAGATACTATTTTTCCTTGTAAAGAAGTCCTTGTCGATCAAACGAGCTAAAACAACAAATATGAGTCGAAGTATCTATTTGCACATTGCCTGTTGATTTTTCAAATCATGTGAGTCTAAGTATACACATTCATGTAATCTAATGACTTATTTCAAGTTTTTTCGTTAAATTCTTTTTTGAAGGTGTCTTGCTTTCCACGTGCTTTGTACATGTGAAGTGGAGAAACATTTAAAAGAGAAAATGAAGGAGTTTACTCCCCTCGTAAAGAGAGTTGAGAGAGGAAGTTCGAAGTTTGCTAGCATTGTGGGACTGAAATGTTCTGCGATAGAGGTGTACAAAGAGTGTTTTTGGAACTACGTTGAATTTGTGTGCTCTAATACATTACCGATTCCTATAACATTACAGTACCATTTTTTAAAATGCCAAACCGGATTCTCCGACTATCGGTATTGGACACCCGTAACAGTATCTATGCGACCCATGTACAGTTCTTAAGGAATGTTTTCTTAGTAGTATTGCCATTTTTCAGAATTCGCTGAACAAGAAAACACAAAACTAATAAATATTTGGGAAATCAGACACCTTCTTCTGAACCACAAAATCTTTGTAGGATGAAAAATCAGCACTTCTTAAGCATTTCCCCTATCCATTTTCGTGTCCTCACCAAGAAATTAACTGTTTTCTTATCTAAGTAGATCAAAAACCTTAACCTGGGCCAGCATATCTTTGCAATTCTAATCTAATAAAAAACCGTTCCTAGAACCCTAAAAAGATATAAAATCGAAGTACTCACAGCTTTCTCACGAGCACCAAGTTCAATATGAAATCCACGGCGAGATGATTGAAGAAACGATGGATTCACTttctacaaagaaaaaaaaaaggggaaaAAAATCAGTCAAGATATATGTAAAACTGATCCAAATAATTAATCGATAACTAAACCGAAGTCCCACCTgagtagaagaagaagcaaaTCGAGAAATCGTGGAGGCTTTGTTGAGTAGAAACGCCATAATGAAATACACTGATTTTGATTTctgaaagagagaaagaaaatgaaagagaTAGAAGCGGATTATTCAGCTCGCATACCAAAGACTAAgagcttgtttgtttgcagctgactcggcgtctgggtctgagtcaacccctgactcgcgccgagtcagcagtcagactgtttgttttgtaaatttagcAACCCCTGACTCGACATCTGAGTCGAacctaacccctgactcgggcCATAGGGAGTCAGGCATTGAAATGCTGCTGAGTAGGTGGCTCAAACCCCTGACTCACTGAAATCGACAAAAATGCCCTCACgttttatatcaaaaaaaaatcatttcctttctcattttcttcgttCATTCCGTCGGAAGCAGAGATGGGTGATGAGGAGCCAAACCCTAGATCTATTCTCAACTGATATCTTCTTCACCTCTCTCAACAAATCGAGTAATTTCTATCTCAATCATCACTCTCGTCTCATCTTTCCATCTCTTTCAAATCATTTAAAAGCTTCTTTTAGAATCATTCATCATCTTCATGTATAATTCTTCATCCATACTCATTTTCATATGGGTTTTATGTGATTCGGAACATgggtttttattaatattttatggTCGAACATGGGTTCTTTCATTTTCATATGGGTTTTATTTGATTTAGAAGATGGGTTTTTATTTAGATTTTCTGGTTGAATATctgatggtgtttgtgaaaatgcctAGGGGAGAAATATAACTGTGCTTGCTAATTATGATAGAACATGGGTCTTTCCTGTTTATAGCTAGGATACTAGACCATACAACTagggatttcattttgtttttcctttttacagTTAAGAAATCTCTAGGTAAGTGTAATGATAACAACCCTTATTGAAATTATAAGTACTTTCTGAATCTTTCATTGCTATGTTTATTGTGCATTTTGTGACTTACTTTAGCTAATCTTAATGGAGAATGTAATtctaaaatcttaagtatttgggggatagattaatgtgtatttttatttgaatttgtgtgagtgaggtgagagtagaaggagggaaaaatatttttgagtggaattttttttgtgaaaatggaagatgattgtgaggagagaattgcagttgttgagtctttagctcaactacaacaagaagcatatcttcaatctttggttaatgataacaactcacaatttgaattatatgatgaaccaacacccttggatcatgattttcgtgagcatgaagtgttttttgaagaaccaaccaagaaatttgaagaaccaacccaagaaagtaaacaagttcaacatacaagcatccccaacacacaggtaatgctgctaagaggtcgaaaatttgattttttttttgaaaccgccatttttttctctgaaaaagcttggtgccggcatactcgtagtatgaataccacgccggcaCCATCAGAACCGGCAcggtattcatactatttccatGCCGGCTAAAAATATCCCTCATTTTGAAACAATTgccggcgtggtcttcaaccaaaCAAATTCATGCCggcacgcagttaactttttacctactcccgaatattccatggaatatccaaaccggcatggttcactcctaactttaccataccggtaccacaagaaaaacatccaggagttaaagattttgaacttaaataccggcgtgatatataaattatcgagcacgccggcACCAATTACCGGCGTGGTTTTTAAATTATGGACAAAGACGACACTAGTTAAtgtcggttccaaagaaaaggggtaggccgacgaaggtacccgcatcgattgaacaagaacaacaagccgaGGAAGCGGATGCCATGCCTAgagtcgatgtagcggaggttacaaagaaaaggggtaggcctaggaaggtaccaacaatgattgaacaaggagagcattccgaagtcacacccatagttgaaggggcggctttgcatatcaaaaatgaaaggctgaataaggaacctacatcaGGTCAAGTACATCAAGCTGAAAATTCCGAAGTCACGCCAAATATAAGTGATGGAAAAGGTAAGCGACCAATGCCTAGTCATTAACAACAAGATGGTGAAGTAGTCTCTTTTAAAAAgtgaaggggtaggccaaggaagtacgtaCTCCCAACACATACCGAAGACGTTGGAAGTGTACAGATTGCAGAGGATTGATTGGATATAATTAAGCTGAAaattggtaatatgaagatgtttaaggattccaaaacaggtaatacttatagacattaccataccaaaatagaggGTTATGTAGACCAACTTCCTGAGTTTATTCGCGActatattgtatatacggatgatgtcgatggagatgaaAATTATGGCTATCATGAcgtgaccgaacaattaggaatctttgagacgGCGGTTAGTAAAGGATGACACCATTCCGATATGCTAGAAagaggatggccgaacaacttaTGAAAAACAAGAGCTGTTATGAACAattggtagatgatgatgaagggtTTGATAGTTTGCATGCTTGGGTATTAGGGTCAGAGCACGAGATGAAGTTCCTTCCTActgaatattggatgaaaatgccggTTTGTAGGCATCTtgtggcggatacatttaactgtgttgttcattatttttcccCCACTAAACAATCAACTTATACGCCAAAGTGGCAAAAGTgcgaaggatctcttaagaagagaagagttgtcgTGGTGTTTGTGAACgggaatcatttcattattctgaaGCTCAAGAAAAAAATTCCATTGCCACCGGTTTGTCCGTTgactaaaaacaaggatatagtCCCCAATCACCCGGAGGAATAGAtgaaattgtatgaggagaaccaccaattgtgggatgcgttgaagctatcaattaacccggagaagggagaaattcccattcataaattagaaagtgatgaagagtaatgtggaaatgtgtggttcactgctacgcaaccttttgtttttttggaagctTGAATTGTAATCATTAAACCATATGCTATGGACATGCCTGCATGATTTAGTTCAAACTTTACAATGCCGGGAATTGGTCCCAGCTTAGaaagtcttttttcttttatgccgGAAAAGCACCATAAGTATACAGAGATATCAGGTTTAGTGCCCGCGTTAAAATTAACTTCCTAATAATGCCGGAATTATACACAGATCACTTATGTGTGAGGAAAAGAAAGAGTATCGGCATTGTCTATAAAAGCGTATCCATGCCGGAATTCTAAATTCCTTTGGTCCGGAAAAGAAATCAGTATACCGGCATTGTTATTACAATTTCGACCGTGCCgatctgaaaaaaaaaacataaaaattgcaaCGTTTGACATAGATTAACCAATATAATATGTTCCAAgccaaaaacaaatgaaatcaacATCTCCAAAGGAAAGCAAGACACACAAAATAACATAAGCAACTAGATTGTTTAACAAACCATACGTAAAGTTAAtatgttccaaaccgaaaactgatagacacatttttgtgtctaatttgtctcgattctatatattgatagtgctcatttttgtacttattatggtgttttatgtgtgtgtaggtatttttggccaattaacattttttggaaaaatcggctcgaaaagttgcgcgggcaccccggaggacacttgctattcggacccctcaaatggataaggggaaggtcatcttcttcatttgaattttgagttttggagggaaaataggcaccaaattagggttgaagaattgaagctgttctagggagattcaatggctgaaatcaaatgggtttattctaaagactaaacagggttggtaatggtCTTAGTTTCGCccagaattggctggataatcggcaagagatgaatcaagttttatggtttttggcgggaaaattgttcttcacgtacataattagggttcgaTTATTAAACGTGTTCCAGGGAGATTCAATCACCAGAATTACTTTGAACGGGCCTGTTtgggctaaacagggatggtatatgTCTTCtcatcgatcataattggctggatcATCGAGATGATGCAAAACATGCCCATGGACTTTCATGGGAATTTCAGGCGAGACTAGGGCAAGTTTATGTCGGGTTTCTTCGTTGATTTGGAGTAGTAACAACCTGTTACAACAAAACAGGAGGGGTATATACATCAGAATCGAAAAGGGAAGGGTATTGATTGGTTTTCGATAAAACAGAGGAGGTGGAAACATTTTAGGGTCTGCTGATAACTTGGGAAGATACGTGAACTATTAAGAGAGTATATGGACGTCTAGGATCATCTCCTATATTTACTTAAGAGAGTtttaatcaaaacagggaagacatATTCGGAAATATTCTGTCTTAATTATGGAAGATACGTGACCAACATGAAGGAAAATATCTCTTTGCAGATTTACTATATCAATGAGAGAGATATCTACAGCAACAGACGGACGGACAACAAGGTAAGAAGTTATCCCAGAGAGTTATTTTccgtggaaaagaaaaaaaatatccccTGGATTGTGGGTGAAGAAAACGGAGATTAACTCGAGTGATTTGGGGAACTTTTGAGTATATAAGGAGTTGGGATAGGTCAGAGGAGGGGATCGAGACTTTGGGGTGAAGTTAGAGAGGCACGGGAGAGCCAACGAAGGTCTTTGctcggagaaagaaagttgcagagtcgtttTTGCACTTTcaaggaagaggaggaagaagaagaagaactgacgccctaagtcagtcgcagagaggtgtagtttagttactgcaacaaataagtatcgtttagaaggcagtcttatattctctgtagtcctttataacagtcagtctgtaacgcttataaacgttgcagttgatctgttttatctttttcttgtattttcactctattcaaacacgttggagccatgaataaatattttgagcatgttttcaccatgaagaggtaAAACCAAatattgggatgatggaggaagcctaatatcatacatgggtaattatatgtaattcttatatgacttttgcactattttaaattgattcatgattttgattaattagttgtcatctcgtttgatgggtcatgcttgcctagatgttttgatgtcccatgcttatgatttacaactaatgttttgagaatcttccttggcaaaaataagagtccatgtctttatttattgagctataattgtttaaagaattaacatatgaaccttatgttatgagtttggtggaatcctgagtcccagtttctctcgatattgtgacaacttttgtatatatattttctttgtttttatttttaagtcttaaatccagtcttatcaagtccgagttgaacgaactttactaccactttcaaaactacgtcaatttttggcgccgccgacgcggatttgtgtatagatttgttttaggtttctttttatttttattatttttgttctttttacgcgttttagtatttttcgattcttttcagatttggagcgaagctacaagggaagaaaaagtgttataaaaggaaagcatc
Above is a genomic segment from Papaver somniferum cultivar HN1 chromosome 10, ASM357369v1, whole genome shotgun sequence containing:
- the LOC113317587 gene encoding succinate dehydrogenase subunit 7B, mitochondrial-like, with translation MAFLLNKASTISRFASSSTQKVNPSFLQSSRRGFHIELGAREKALLEPHPALKRFKSTKKAEHLVRRFGDVLALVVISGGCYEVYVRKT